The following coding sequences lie in one Aedes albopictus strain Foshan unplaced genomic scaffold, AalbF5 HiC_scaffold_169, whole genome shotgun sequence genomic window:
- the LOC115269854 gene encoding uncharacterized protein LOC115269854 — protein MEEQEEDLDFGFGLFDDYPEVKPCRKRIDEFESTGQRSLGDSTTNIYQPVKGGTYLHCAIRKGNQELIDKYLRGYRDDFDKIKCYLAEKYQWNAEDKIWLRKYNLIAVGEEQGKICKELEQSSVKDDDLENAVFVVLQTAIDGEEVAIIHPDTSNRLKLCKTVRELLPNGVLSWSYTGAQKEPYQKGETFVELAASLGKNSIISQLCELGAPLSIPDHCPLLAACSTFRKDTIRWLLTEHFDHFDCTQRNSYQMNAFLALMQKNDAQIIDYVLKKMINYRQKYFNESESEAFEKIFHYENPELSCLSSLTHLRNGPLRDQVEEYIVHYKLDLSYQWENVTILVCLMCRNIAVEYCWSEIRKNPNLLGLIAYGETTVLHEFIRIKKLQVLPEIYQSHPEIKQIFENERGINLLREMLFSKCLESAEFIMENHKDFLLDNLDQVRKNVALCSYNTKEFYEDHAELLTKHFPMLAGEIEEARRRDPDIYPGYDLEVAFHKFNLEFEESLVKAKDETQPLSTIRGLKGLTLLHYTVDKDNKTWFVQLLESGCDIDALDDEGNLPIHYVRSLEMFNLILDKHPDGPSLVHRTNSDGFTVLHKVCSLRMERKPLSALLEKVIECGADVNQLTTYGDSAAFMIGSCTGLDILRKHNIDLEVVNDEGDNALDRHICNRNVCMGNVLLPLMHKMPSFKDHAHKYLAPFLASNRDFFSCDYQPFLEENPETTKIIFDSLFKHSREEASRLFGRACGSAHIFITEKFLEFDYDLDYNYKDDYDYTPIIGLCSYMERPNVHLMRQLLRKGVDLEHRNHWGRNALLVLVHGFRSARWYGHDVGSVQLLLDHGAQINGTDSDGNTSLHYAFTNEDWELVEMLVTNGADLSMKNKEGKTPLEVTSYMGQELFKFMK, from the exons ATGGAGGAGCAGGAAGAAGATTTGGATTTTGGATTTGGCCTGTTCGATGATTATCCCGAAGTCAAACCTTGCCGGAAGCGTATAGATGAGTTTGAAAGTACGGGACAACGGAGTTTGGGAGATTCGACGACTAACATTTATCAACCGGTCAAGGGAGGAACCTATCTGCATTGTGCTATAAGGAAGGGTAACCAGGAACTGATAGATAAGTATTTGCGTGGCTATCGAGACGACTTCGATAAGATAAAGTGCTATTTGGCGGAGAAGTACCAATGGAATGCGGAGGACAAAATTTGGCTGAGAAAATATAATTTGATCGCGGTGGGTGAGGAACAAGGTAAGATTTGTAAGGAGTTGGAACAGAGCTCGGTGAAGGATGATGACTTGGAGAACGCTGTTTTCGTTGTCTTGCAAACAGCGATTGATGGTGAAGAAGTGGCAATCATTCATCCAGACACCAGTAATCGATTGAAATTGTGCAAAACGGTCCGAGAGCTTCTGCCAAATGGGGTTTTATCCTGGAGCTACACTGGCGCGCAGAAGGAACCGTAtcaaaaaggggaaactttcgTAGAACTTGCAGCGTCATTGGGAAAGAACAGCATTATCTCGCAGTTGTGTGAACTAGGGGCACCACTGAGTATACCAGATCATTGCCCGTTATTGGCTGCATGTTCAACATTTCGAAAGGACACGATCCGCTGGCTTCTCACTGAGCATTTTGACCATTTCGACTGCACACAGAGAAACTCATATCAAATGAATGCCTTCTTAGCTCTCATGCAGAAAAATGACGCCCAGATCATTGATTACGTACTGAAGAAAATGATTAACTATCGACAGAAGTACTTTAATGAGAGCGAGTCGGAAGCGTTTGAGAAAATATTCCACTACGAAAACCCGGAACTCAGTTGCTTGTCCAGCCTAACTCATTTGAGGAATGGGCCATTGCGAGACCAAGTAGAAGAATACATCGTACACTATAAGCTAGACCTGTCGTATCAATGGGAGAACGTTACCATCCTCGTCTGCTTAATGTGCAGGAACATAGCTGTAGAATACTGCTGGTCGGAGATCCGCAAGAATCCCAACTTATTGGGATTGATAGCGTACGGCGAAACCACAGTGCTGCACGAGTTCATTCGTATAAAAAAGTTGCAGGTTTTGCCGGAAATCTACCAGTCACATCCAGAGATAAAACAGATCTTCGAAAATGAACGAGGCATCAACTTGCTGAGGGAGATGCTTTTCTCAAAGTGCCTCGAATCAGCTGAGTTCATCATGGAAAACCATAAAGATTTTCTGCTGGATAATTTGGACCAAGTGAGGAAAAACGTAGCACTTTGCAGCTACAATACGAAGGAGTTCTACGAAGACCATGCCGAGCTACTAACAAAGCATTTTCCAATGCTGGCAGGTGAAATTGAGGAAGCAAGAAGGAGGGATCCCGACATTTATCCAGGATATG ATCTTGAAGTAGCTTTCCACAAATTCAATTTGGAGTTCGAAGAATCATTAGTGAAGGCAAAAGACGAAACTCAACCACTGAGCACGATCAGGGGCCTTAAAGGACTAACGCTACTTCATTACACCGTTGACAAAGACAACAAAACCTGGTTCGTACAGTTGCTGGAATCGGGTTGTGACATTGACGCGCTAGACGACGAAGGTAATCTACCGATCCATTACGTTCGAAGCCTGGAGATGTTCAACCTCATCCTCGATAAACACCCCGATGGCCCATCATTGGTTCATCGGACCAACTCCGACGGTTTCACGGTTCTGCACAAGGTTTGCTCTCTACGAATGGAACGGAAACCCTTGAGCGCCTTACTAGAAAAAGTCATCGAGTGTGGTGCAGATGTAAATCAGCTTACGACATATGGTGACTCCGCAGCTTTCATGATTGGAAGCTGCACTGGATTGGACATCCTTAGGAAGCACAACATTGACCTGGAAGTCGTTAACGATGAAGGAGACAATGCGCTAGACCGTCATATCTGCAACCGGAATGTCTGCATGGGCAATGTGCTCTTGCCATTGATGCACAAAATGCCTTCTTTCAAAGATCACGCTCACAAATATTTAGCACCTTTCCTGGCATCAAATCGGGACTTCTTCAGTTGTGACTATCAGCCCTTCCTGGAAGAAAACCCCGAGACCACCAAGATCATATTCGATTCCCTCTTCAAACACTCCCGAGAGGAAGCTTCTCGTCTGTTTGGTCGAGCCTGTGGTAGTGCCCACATATTCATCACGGAAAAGTTCCTCGAATTCGACTACGATTTGGATTATAACTACAAAGATGACTACGATTACACGCCCATAATTGGATTGTGCAGCTACATGGAACGCCCGAACGTCCACTTGATGCGACAGTTACTCAGGAAAGGAGTTGATCTGGAGCATCGTAACCATTGGGGTCGTAACGCATTGCTGGTTCTGGTTCACGGCTTCCGGTCCGCCAGGTGGTACGGTCACGATGTTGGATCTGTGCAGCTTCTGTTGGATCACGGAGCGCAGATCAACGGGACGGATAGCGATGGAAACACGTCCTTGCATTATGCCTTCACGAACGAAGATTGGGAATTGGTGGAGATGCTGGTGACAAACGGCGCGGATTTATCGATGAAGAATAAAGAAGGAAAGACGCCGCTGGAAGTGACCTCGTATATGGGTCAGGAGTTGTTCAAATTTATGAAGTAA